Proteins found in one Oncorhynchus gorbuscha isolate QuinsamMale2020 ecotype Even-year linkage group LG15, OgorEven_v1.0, whole genome shotgun sequence genomic segment:
- the LOC123998272 gene encoding E3 ubiquitin-protein ligase TRIM39-like has product MPLGSEKMASQASVSEKDLSCPVCSETLKEPVLLSCGHSCCIACLESYWKRMESWECPVCSIKCYKDSMALALKNLCMPGENVSAKHVCSLHSKLLTLFCLEHEEPICSVCEGSSKHNAHECIPVDEAALDRKEELLETGLKPLEEQLEGFKEVKQSFEETAELIKSQAQKTENQIQEDFEKLHQFLRYEEAARMAVLREEEEEKSRRMKKMIDDMNREIAAILDTTRAIKKDLVSDDISFLQNYKDTLKRAQCTSPDPELVSGALINVAKHLGNLQVRVLEKMLKSVQYTPVILDPNTAHPCLILSDDLTSMRFSDGIQLLPDNPERFDNYRMVLGSEGFDSGTHSWDTDVGDNTVWFVGVVYKSVQRKGVVQTGLWRVGYYNDKYWARCPKGPQTVLTLENKPHRIRVQLDWNRDTLSFYDLDNNTHIHTFTHTFTERVFPYINIGSNLYSARILPGKASVTVEQHIIPPHFSPSSF; this is encoded by the exons ATGCCATTAGGGAGTGAGAAAATGGCCTCCCAGGCATCTGTCTCAGAGAAGGATCTCTCCTGTCCTGTGTGCTCTGAAACCCTCAAGGAACCTGTTCTTCTGTCCTGTGGCCATAGCTGCTGTATAGCCTGTCTGGAGTCATACTGGAAACGAATGGAATCATGGGAATGTCCAGTGTGCAGCATAAAATGCTATAAGGATTCGATGGCTCTTGCTCTGAAGAACCTGTGTATGCCGGGTGAGAACGTTTCAGCTAAACATGTCTGCAGTCTGCATAGCAAGCTACTCACACTGTTCTGTCTGGAGCATGAAGAGCCGATCTGTTCGGTGTGTGAGGGTTCAAGTAAACATAACGCACATGAATGTATCCCAGTAGATGAGGCTGCTCTGGATCGCAAG GAAGAGCTCTTAGAGACAGGCCTGAAGCCCTTAGAGGAGCAGCTGGAGGGATTTAAAGAAGTTAAACAAAGCTTTGAAGAAACAGCAGAGCTTATTAAG AGCCAGGCTCAGAAGACAGAAAATCAGATTCAGGAGGACTTCGAGAAACTTCACCAGTTTCTACGATATGAAGAGGCAGCCAGGATGGCTGtcctgagggaggaagaggaggagaagagtcgGAGGATGAAGAAGATGATTGACGATATGAACAGAGAGATAGCAGCCATTTTAGACACAACGAGAGCCATAAAGAAGGACCTGGTATCTGATGACATCTCATTCCTGCAG AACTACAAGGACACGTTAAAAAG AGCCCAGTGCACAAGCCCAGATCCAGAGCTTGTTTCTGGAGCGCTGATCAATGTGGCAAAGCACCTGGGAAACCTGCAGGTCAGAGTTTTGGAGAAGATGCTGAAGTCTGTTCAATACA CGCCTGTGATTCTGGACCCCAACACTGCCCATCCATGTCTCATCCTGTCTGACGATCTGACCAGTATGAGATTCAGTGATGGGATACAGCTGCTTCCTGACAACCCAGAGAGGTTTGATAACTATCGAATGGTCCTGGGCTCTGAGGGCTTTGATTCTGGGACACACAGTTGGGATACAGACGTCGGGGACAATACAGTATGGTTTGTAGGTGTAGTCTATAAGTCTGTCCAGAGGAAGGGAGTGGTACAGACTGGACTCTGGCGTGTAGGCTATTATAATGATAAATACTGGGCACGGTGTCCAAAAGGGCCACAGACTGTCCTGACACTGGAAAATAAACCCCATCGGATCAGAGTGCAGCTGGACTGGAACAGAGATACACTGTCCTTTTATGACCTTgataataacacacacatacacacgttcacacacacttttacagagAGAGTGTTTCCATACATCAACATTGGCAGTAATCTCTACTCTGCTAGGATCTTACCAGGGAAAGCCTCTGTAACAGTGGAACAGCACATTATACCTCCCCATTTTAGCCCTTCTTCCTTTTAA
- the rundc3b gene encoding RUN domain-containing protein 3B isoform X1, with translation MASRSLGLHVARKQDAARIGAVERRNLLTVCRFSVKTLLDRSCLDTIDDSSPEFTNFVSILEQILSHKLKGQTTWFGYETHRSFWDYVKAACSKVSPNCIHSIESMENVRSSRAKGRAWIRLVLMEKRLSEYISAALRDFKTTRRWYEDGAIMLGEEAGLLADTLIGLNTIDFSFCLKGEGLNGSCPAVIDYTPYLKSFQRENSISSDEEELRTLGSSGSENTTPEKMAASSAEAILTEQSSWVCRCKRLEQKYRMALEQKCYLEEMVRLREAQLSQVIPQNKALQQRLTDTHLSHTLEKEQLEYIVMELQDQLKNFQSLEQLSQTSLEPSHTLNLDTRPASSHWHHHGKEDTPSLIGLCGSLQSVTSNKSLASLKSSECLASPTTEMTSPDLTPS, from the exons ATGGCGTCTCGTAGCCTGGGGCTGCATGTAGCTCGCAAACAGGACGCTGCCAGAATCGGAGCTGTGGAGAGGAGGAATCTACTGACTGTCTGCAG gttttcAGTGAAGACGTTGCTTGACCGCTCCTGTTTAGACACGATAGACGACTCCTCTCCGGAGTTCACCAACTTCGTCTCCATCCTGGAACAGATCCTCAGTCACAAACTCAAAG gtCAGACTACGTGGTTTGGTTATGAGACTCATCGTAGTTTCTGGGATTATGTGAAAGCAGCCTGCAGTAAAGTCTCTCCCAACTGCATCCACAGCATTGAGAGCATGGAGAATGTCCGCTCTTCCAGAgctaag GGTCGGGCGTGGATCAGGCTGGTGCTGATGGAGAAGAGGCTGTCTGAGTACATCTCCGCCGCCCTGAGGGACTTCAAAACCACCAG GAGATGGTATGAGGATGGGGCCATCATGCTAGGTGAGGAGGCGGGGCTGCTAGCAGATACACTCATCGGTCTCAACACCATTGACTTCAG CTTCTGTCTGAAaggggaggggctgaatggaagCTGCCCAGCGGTGATTGACTATACGCCTTATCTGAAGTCGTTTCAGAG AGAGAACAGCATCAGCAGTGATGAGGAGGAGTTGAGGACCCTGGGGAGCAGCGGCAGCGAGAACACTACCCCTGAAAAGATGGCCGCCAGCTCTGCGGAGGCCATCTTAACCGAGCAGAGCAGCTGGGTCTGCAGGTGTAAACGACTTGAGCAGAAATACCGCATGGCACTGGAACAAAAG tgTTATCTGGAAGAGATGGTTCGTCTGAGAGAGGCCCAGCTGTCTCAAGTGATTCCTCAGAACAAAGCTCTTCAGCAGAgactaacagacacacacctctcacacacactggagaAGGAACAACTAGAATACATCGTAATGGAGCTCCAGGACCAACT GAAGAATTTCCAGAGTCTAGAGCAGCTGTCCCAGACCTCTCTGGagccctcacacacactcaacctGGACACTAGACCAGCCAGCTCACACTGGCAccaccatg GGAAGGAGGACACCCCCTCTCTGATAGGTCTGTGTGGGTCTCTGCAGTCAGTAACCAGCAATAAGTCCCTGGCCAGCCTGAAGTCCAGTGAGTGTCTAGCCAGCCCCACCACAGAGATGACCAGTCCTGACCTCACCCCGTCCTAG
- the rundc3b gene encoding RUN domain-containing protein 3B isoform X2, with translation MASRSLGLHVARKQDAARIGAVERRNLLTVCRFSVKTLLDRSCLDTIDDSSPEFTNFVSILEQILSHKLKGQTTWFGYETHRSFWDYVKAACSKVSPNCIHSIESMENVRSSRAKGRAWIRLVLMEKRLSEYISAALRDFKTTRRWYEDGAIMLGEEAGLLADTLIGLNTIDFSFCLKGEGLNGSCPAVIDYTPYLKSFQRENSISSDEEELRTLGSSGSENTTPEKMAASSAEAILTEQSSWVCRCKRLEQKYRMALEQKCYLEEMVRLREAQLSQVIPQNKALQQRLTDTHLSHTLEKEQLEYIVMELQDQLTVLKNHNLRSRQELTAHLTNQWPSPGAMDTNAVALDTMMYRNRVGQWEEKNFQSLEQLSQTSLEPSHTLNLDTRPASSHWHHHGKEDTPSLIGLCGSLQSVTSNKSLASLKSSECLASPTTEMTSPDLTPS, from the exons ATGGCGTCTCGTAGCCTGGGGCTGCATGTAGCTCGCAAACAGGACGCTGCCAGAATCGGAGCTGTGGAGAGGAGGAATCTACTGACTGTCTGCAG gttttcAGTGAAGACGTTGCTTGACCGCTCCTGTTTAGACACGATAGACGACTCCTCTCCGGAGTTCACCAACTTCGTCTCCATCCTGGAACAGATCCTCAGTCACAAACTCAAAG gtCAGACTACGTGGTTTGGTTATGAGACTCATCGTAGTTTCTGGGATTATGTGAAAGCAGCCTGCAGTAAAGTCTCTCCCAACTGCATCCACAGCATTGAGAGCATGGAGAATGTCCGCTCTTCCAGAgctaag GGTCGGGCGTGGATCAGGCTGGTGCTGATGGAGAAGAGGCTGTCTGAGTACATCTCCGCCGCCCTGAGGGACTTCAAAACCACCAG GAGATGGTATGAGGATGGGGCCATCATGCTAGGTGAGGAGGCGGGGCTGCTAGCAGATACACTCATCGGTCTCAACACCATTGACTTCAG CTTCTGTCTGAAaggggaggggctgaatggaagCTGCCCAGCGGTGATTGACTATACGCCTTATCTGAAGTCGTTTCAGAG AGAGAACAGCATCAGCAGTGATGAGGAGGAGTTGAGGACCCTGGGGAGCAGCGGCAGCGAGAACACTACCCCTGAAAAGATGGCCGCCAGCTCTGCGGAGGCCATCTTAACCGAGCAGAGCAGCTGGGTCTGCAGGTGTAAACGACTTGAGCAGAAATACCGCATGGCACTGGAACAAAAG tgTTATCTGGAAGAGATGGTTCGTCTGAGAGAGGCCCAGCTGTCTCAAGTGATTCCTCAGAACAAAGCTCTTCAGCAGAgactaacagacacacacctctcacacacactggagaAGGAACAACTAGAATACATCGTAATGGAGCTCCAGGACCAACT GACAGTGCTGAAGAACCATAACTTGAGGTCCAGACAAGAACTGACCGCACATCTGACCAATCAGTGGCCTTCACCCGGTGCCATGGATACCAATGCTGTTGCCTTGGATACCATGATGTACAGGAATAGGGTGGGGCAGTGGGAGGA GAAGAATTTCCAGAGTCTAGAGCAGCTGTCCCAGACCTCTCTGGagccctcacacacactcaacctGGACACTAGACCAGCCAGCTCACACTGGCAccaccatg GGAAGGAGGACACCCCCTCTCTGATAGGTCTGTGTGGGTCTCTGCAGTCAGTAACCAGCAATAAGTCCCTGGCCAGCCTGAAGTCCAGTGAGTGTCTAGCCAGCCCCACCACAGAGATGACCAGTCCTGACCTCACCCCGTCCTAG